The DNA sequence CTCGCCCACGTGGCCGAGGCCCAGGGCGTCGTCGCCGCCGAGACCATCGCCGGCGCCGAGACCATGACGCTCGGGGACTACCGCATGATGCCGCGCGCGACGTTCTGCTCGCCGCAGGTCGCCTCGTTCGGCCTCACCGAGGCGCAGGCCAAGGACGAGGGCTACGACGTCAAGGTCGCCTCGTTCCCGTTCATGGCCAACGGCAAGGCCCACGGCCTCGGCGACCCGACCGGGTTCGTCAAGATCGTCGCCGACGCCAAGTACAACGAGCTCCTCGGCGCCCACATGATCGGCCCGGACGTCTCCGAGATGCTGCCCGAGCTCACGCTCGCCGCCAAGTGGGACCTGACGGCCGACGAGGTCGCGCGCAACGTGCACACGCACCCGACGCTGTCGGAGGCCATCCAGGAGGCCATCCACGGCATCGCGGGGCACATGATCAACTTCTGACCGTTCGGACGGTCGAGCCTGTCGAGGCCCGGGGAAGGGGCCCGGATCTGCGAGTTTTCGCAGGTCCGGGCCTCTTTCTGTCTCCGGGGAGAGAAGGAGCCCTCGAGGCGCGGTCCGTTCCCTGATATCCCGGCGGCCGCCTGTCACTCCGGGCGGCTCGAGGGCAACGGGTGGAGGTAGCCCCACGTCACGAGCGGCTGCATGGCTTCGATGAGCTCCTCGCCGAGGGGGGTGAGCGTGTACTCGGAGTAGGCAGGGGTCGTCGGCACGATGGTTCGCGTGACCAGTCCGTGGGCCGCGAGCTCCTTGAGCCGCTGGGACAGCAGGCGGTCCGAGAGCCCGGCGACGACGCGAAGGATCTCGCCGAAGCGCCGCGAGCCTCGGGAGATTGCGAGCATGATCGCGCCCGTCCAGCGCTTGCCGACGATCTCCATGGCTGACTGGAAGGCGCGGCACGCCTCGTCGTCGAGGATCTGCATGGCGCTGGCGGGACGGCTCAAGCGTGAGGACACTTACGAATGGTAAGTACCTAATGGGATCCTTGGCAACAGCGCGCCCCAGGCGCAACCTGGGCTCATG is a window from the Xylanimonas ulmi genome containing:
- a CDS encoding winged helix-turn-helix transcriptional regulator is translated as MSSRLSRPASAMQILDDEACRAFQSAMEIVGKRWTGAIMLAISRGSRRFGEILRVVAGLSDRLLSQRLKELAAHGLVTRTIVPTTPAYSEYTLTPLGEELIEAMQPLVTWGYLHPLPSSRPE